One Veillonellales bacterium genomic window, CATGGTAAGAAGAAATTTATTCTGCGGATAAGTTGAGCACAGCTGGATAATTGCTCCTACGTCAGCCTTGCCAACTGCATCGCCGGCCAGTTTTAATTCCGGGTTTACCGCCCGTTTTGCTCCGACCATCAAGGCAAGCGGCAGCTGGTATTCCGCGCAGACAGGCAATACCACTTCTTGCAAGAGTATTGTCCCGCTGGCAGCCGTCAAGCAGGAAAAGTCGGGCGGCAGCGACAAAGCCACATATACCGGCTGCAGTTTTTCAATCCAGTCCTTCAGAAATTTTGCTGCCCCGGTCAGTGTAGCGGCAGTTAACTCCGCCTTAACCGGGTAACCCATCGATTGCAGAGTAACTGCGGCGGACTGCCAGTGATTGACCAGCTGATCCAACCGCAACGAATACAAAAATCTCTCGCTGCGATAAGCGCCGGATAAATACTTTACCTCCCTTTTGTCTAAAGGATCATTAGTCATAACCACCTTTTCGACATTGGCATACTCAAAAATCATATCGATATATTCGGCGTTCCTCATAGCGGCAAACTGCCGGCGGATCTCATTCAAATCTCTATTTTTACAAGTAATTCCCATGGTTTGTAAAATCGTTATGATCCCCTGGGTCGCTTCACTGACGGGGCTATTTTGCACAAATAACGCAGACCACACCAGTTCAGCCTGTTCCCCCTTGCTTAGCTGCCAGAACCGTTCTGCCGGTACATGCGTCTGTCGCATCGTCTCGGCAATTAAATAGTGATATGTCAGTAATTCATCAATTCCGGCAAGGCACAAATCGCCGAACTGTTCCGGAAACAAATGGGTGTGAACGTCAATTATTTTCGTGTCTTTAACCGTTTGGCTCAGTACCTGAGATAGCTGTTCTTCGGATTGAATCCGTACTGGTTCCATTTCTGCTTCACCGCCCTTATGCTTTTTCCCGCATAGCTTTGTAATTCAACGCATCCCACAAACCGTTGAGATAAGTCGCCCCTAAAGCCCTGTCATATAAACCGTAGCCCGGACGTCCTTGTTCTCCCCAGATCATCCGTCCATGATCCGGCCGGATCGGCCCGGTAAATCCAATATCATAATAAGCCTGCATAATCTCACGAATGTCCAAAGAACCTTCATCATATTTATGCGAGGTTTCATGGAAAATCCCCGGTCCGCCAATATTGATATTCCGCACATGACCAAAATGCACTCGGCCAAGCTTGCCAAAATAGCGGATCATTGCCGGAATATCATTCTGGGGATTGGCTCCCAGCGAGCCGCTGCATAAGGTCAGCCCATTGCTGGGGCTATCCACCAAACGAATAATCCGCTCCAGATTCTCTTTCGATGTGACAATTCGCGGCAGGCCAAATACCGGCCACGGCGGATCGTCCGGGTGAATGGCCATTTTTATGCCGCATTCTTCTGCCACAGGAATGATCCCCTGTAAAAAATATTTCAGATTTTCAAATAGTTTTTCGGCGTCGATGTTCTTATATAAACCAAAGAGAACTTTCAGCTCTTTTAGGCGGCCTTTTTCCCAACCTGCCATTTCAAATCCGTTAGAATTATTTTCTACATTTTCAACCATTTTTTCCGGTGTCTGATTTTGCAGCAGACGCGCATCATAGGAAAGTACGGTTGATCCATCCGGCAATTCGTACGCTAAATCCGTACGCGTCCAATCAAACACCGGCATAAAATTATAACAAACCACCTTGATTCCTGCCTGAGCCAGGTTTTGCAAGGTAATATTGTAGTTTTCTATATACCGGTCACGAGTAGGCAGACCCAGCTTGATATCCTCATGGACATTTACACTTTCAATTGTTTCAAACAATAAACCGTACTGCTCAACCTCCTGCTTCATAGCCAAAATCTTATTCAATGGCCAAACTTCTCCCACCGGAATATCAAACAGTGCAGCGACTATTCCCTTCATTCCCGGAATCTGACGGATGTATTGCAATGGAATATTATCGCTGCCCGTACCATACCAGCGAAATGACATAATCATATGCAGCCTGCCTCCTTAGTTAAAAATAACCCAGGTTTTATTGTATTTATCTGAATGTTCTTGCTGATATACTACCATACTACCATATCAGTGTCAATGCAAAGTTGAGTACCGGCGGCTGGGGGAACTTAGCTCATCGCTCATAGCCCATAGTCCATCGCACTTGGCTGTCATTGCGAGCGGTAGCGAAGCAATCTTCCTGCCGCTAATTCTAAACCGTTTTTGTCAGCGAAACCGTTCCCGGCGACATAGCGATAGGCAAAAAAGTAAACAAATAGTCCGTACCACTTTTCCTGTGATACGGACTATTTGTTTAGCTAACGACCCCTTCGCGTTTCCGCGCCTTTACGGTTCTAAAACCCCACCATGTTCAATCAAAGTATCCTGTCCTCCATACTTTTGGGCAGACTAAAATAATCAGCGTAGTCTCTGCGTAAATCCTGAATATCAAAATTCACTTTATTAAGATGTAAATCAATGATTCGCCTGCCGGCGGCTATATTCTTTTGCTTAATCGCCTGAACCAATTCTTGATGCTGCTGCAATATTTGGGGCAAATCGTACCCGCCGGCAATGTTGAGCATTCTGACCCGGTTGTAGTGGGTATTCATTTGCTGAATCATGGACCAGATTCGCGCCTTGTGGCAGCCGCTAAAAATAGCGCCGTGCAGCGCCTCATCAATCGCAAAAAACCTCAGATTATTCTTTTCCTGTATGCACAGTTCCTGAAGTGTAAGATAGGACTGCAATTCAAACAACTGTTCCTGCGGGAACTCCCGACAGGCAATTTCAATCACCGCCATTTCCACGGTTTCCCGCAGGAATCTCGACTCCTCAACATTTTCCAGATCAATCAAAGAAACATACGTGCCTTTCTGCGGCAAAATATCCAGCAAATATTCCTGGGACAACTGGATAAAGGCTTCCCTGACCGGTGTCCGGCTAACATTTAGCAGGTTGGATATATCCTTCTCCGACAAAGTACTGCCCGGCGGAAGTTTTAAGCTCATAATATTTTCTTTCAAAAATCTGTATACATATTCCCGCGTCGATTCCTGCGGCAATCGGTTCACCATTGCGATTTTCATTTATCTTCCTCTGTTTTTGCTTTTTTAATTATACTACTATAACTACTATACCACAGTCAATATGAGATTTGATCGTGATATAGCAGGTATCTTTCCTTTAATGCCGATGCACTGTCCAGCCTCTTCCGCTCAGCCACTTTGCCGTAGTGTCCTGAATTAATTTGCGTGACTGCTTCGCCTGGCATTCCGGACAGTTCAGTCTGTCCTTCAAATAAATAGCGTCTTGCTTCCCAGCCGAAAGGAAGCGCCGCCCGCAGCTGACGCAAGTTTTCCATTTGATTTTACTATCCGGCATATATCCCGACCTCCCGCATTCCTCTACTATGGCCGCTATCTCATTGTATTTCTCCCGATTGAAAAACAGAACCCTGCCTTCATCTTTTTACTTGCTTCTCTCAGTTTCACTATTTTAGACAAAATTTATACAAACTATCTTTCTTTTTGTCCGCTTTTGTTTTAAAATTAGAAATATAGCATTAAAATAAAGGAGCTTGGCTTTATGGAAGACGAATTACTGGTTAAGATTCTGAGTCATCTGGAAAGTATGAACAATCGTCTGCAAAGTATCGAGCAGGATATTTCCGCTGTGAAAACCGGTCAAACCAAAATGGAGAACGGTCTCACCACTAAAGTCACCGCGCTCTTTGACGGTTGGCAACAGCACGAAGAATACTTTGACGCCAATGTCAGGCAACTGGAGCATATAGAAAAAAAACTGGACAAGCTGGAACTGGCAACAACTAAAATCGGCAGTGCCCAGGAACAGCATTCCGCTCTTCTCGCTATGCTGGCCAGCAGTACAGCCCGACATGAGAGCGAAATCACCGGTCTGAAACGGGCAAAATAAAAAAAGCAGGGTGTGTAGCCCTATGTCTTTTTTTATTTTCAGGCGTATTAAGAGTATACCTCAACTTCCGGGCAGCTACCGCCGGAAGAATGATGCTGATACCACAAAGCTTTCCCCCGCAGCGTATCGCCGCCGCTTCCCGGATCGTCGCCCGGTTTTGTCAGCCAAAAATCCCAGCAAGTTCCGGCTGATCGGGGCCCATACAGTTTATTCCGGGATACGCAGCGATCCAGATTATCGGCGGCCTCGGCGTGAGTCATGACATGCTCGGCATCAATCGGAACAACCAGAGCATCCGCCAGCACCGCAACAGCTTGGGCGATGGTCTCAATTTGCTCATTCGTAGGCGGATCCGACCCCAAATTTTCACCCCAGGCGCCTTTGCCGCAGGCGGCGCAAACAGCCACAGCACCGCCGTTGCGATGCCGGGTATGCAGCTTGTATTCATTTAAATCATCGGTACTGACAAACAGCGTCCCATCCTGCCCGACATTCACATGATAGTCCGGCGATAATAAATTATAAGGCCCTGTTGTCCAATGGATATAGATTTTTACCGGCCGGCCAATCCGCCCGGCGATTTCCTCCAGGCGAGGCCGAGCCTGTTCTGACAACAGCCGCAATTCTGCCAGCGTTATCTTCCGCATAAGCTACGCCCCCTTTTACCAACACCTCACTATAATTTATGTGAAAAAGCAGCCATTGGTTCCTGCCGAATGCGGTTCTGCTGCATTATCCTGTTTTCAATTCTTCAGAATTGGCTTTCCTGTTTCCCCTTGCGGCAGGAATAATTTTTATATTGACCATTATGGAATGATAGCATACAATAATGGTGGATCAAGTTATTCTTACACCCTTTGCAGGGTGTCTTTTTTTAGTCAAAATTCCTACAAATTTAATTTTTATTTCTTACAAACAATTGACACATTCCTTACTATGTGATATCATGAACTTGCACAATCAGTTACACTTCCTTAAAAAAGTCGGCTCTAGGGTCGTCTTTTTTTGCTATGGTGCTAATTTTCCCTTTGCTCCGTCCTACAACCGAAATATTCTCAATAAAATAAAAACCGTCTATTTCAAAGTAGACGGCCCAACGATAATTACTCTTCCGGCGGAAATCTTGGCACGCATTTCAATAAATAATATAATGCGGCAGCGCTAACCGCAATGATGAAATATAGCAAAAACTGCATCCTCATATCCCCTTTCTTCGTTGGCATAGTCTATTATTACGCACTTCCGTTATAAATATGT contains:
- a CDS encoding GntR family transcriptional regulator, with translation MKIAMVNRLPQESTREYVYRFLKENIMSLKLPPGSTLSEKDISNLLNVSRTPVREAFIQLSQEYLLDILPQKGTYVSLIDLENVEESRFLRETVEMAVIEIACREFPQEQLFELQSYLTLQELCIQEKNNLRFFAIDEALHGAIFSGCHKARIWSMIQQMNTHYNRVRMLNIAGGYDLPQILQQHQELVQAIKQKNIAAGRRIIDLHLNKVNFDIQDLRRDYADYFSLPKSMEDRIL
- the uxuA gene encoding mannonate dehydratase; this encodes MIMSFRWYGTGSDNIPLQYIRQIPGMKGIVAALFDIPVGEVWPLNKILAMKQEVEQYGLLFETIESVNVHEDIKLGLPTRDRYIENYNITLQNLAQAGIKVVCYNFMPVFDWTRTDLAYELPDGSTVLSYDARLLQNQTPEKMVENVENNSNGFEMAGWEKGRLKELKVLFGLYKNIDAEKLFENLKYFLQGIIPVAEECGIKMAIHPDDPPWPVFGLPRIVTSKENLERIIRLVDSPSNGLTLCSGSLGANPQNDIPAMIRYFGKLGRVHFGHVRNINIGGPGIFHETSHKYDEGSLDIREIMQAYYDIGFTGPIRPDHGRMIWGEQGRPGYGLYDRALGATYLNGLWDALNYKAMREKA